The following are encoded in a window of Rosa chinensis cultivar Old Blush chromosome 4, RchiOBHm-V2, whole genome shotgun sequence genomic DNA:
- the LOC112198281 gene encoding peroxidase 6, producing the protein MAFHSLLLFSLIFSFLTQTHSRLTPNYYDKTCPDFEKIVRQVVTDKQLASPTTAAATLRLFFHDCMVEGCDASILIASNSFNKAERDSDINLSLAGDGFDVITRIKTNLELTCPGIVSCADILVAATRNLINMVGGPYYPVRFGRKDGFVSRAEAVEGNLARANMSLSQIINLFAGRRLNVQEMVALAGSHTIGFSHCKEFSNRLFKFSPTSEYDPSYNPQFAEGLRKLCANYTQDPQMSAFNDVMTPGKFDNMYFRNLQRGLGLLPSDQAMAVDRRTRPLVDLYAANQTRWFDDFSRAMEKVSLYNVKMGRKGEVRRRCDAFNNLKT; encoded by the coding sequence ATGGCATTTCATTCCCTCCTCCTATTCTCTCTTATATTCTCCTTCCTAACCCAAACACACTCCCGCCTCACCCCAAACTACTACGACAAAACATGTCCCGACTTCGAAAAAATCGTCCGTCAAGTCGTCACCGACAAGCAGCTCGCCTCCCCCACCACCGCCGCCGCCACCCTCCGCCTCTTCTTCCACGACTGCATGGTCGAGGGCTGCGACGCCTCCATTCTCATCGCCTCCAACTCCTTCAACAAAGCCGAGCGCGACTCCGACATCAACCTCTCCCTCGCCGGCGACGGCTTCGACGTCATCACCCGTATCAAGACCAACCTCGAGCTCACGTGCCCCGGCATCGTTTCCTGCGCCGACATCCTCGTCGCCGCCACCCGCAACCTCATCAACATGGTCGGCGGGCCCTACTACCCCGTCCGCTTCGGCCGCAAAGACGGCTTCGTCTCAAGAGCCGAAGCCGTCGAAGGTAACCTCGCCAGGGCCAACATGTCCTTGTCCCAGATCATCAACCTCTTCGCCGGTCGGAGACTCAACGTCCAGGAAATGGTCGCCCTCGCTGGGTCCCACACCATCGGATTCTCCCACTGCAAGGAGTTCAGTAATAGGCTCTTCAAGTTCAGCCCTACCTCCGAGTACGACCCGTCGTACAACCCCCAGTTCGCCGAGGGGCTCAGGAAGCTCTGCGCCAACTACACCCAGGACCCGCAGATGTCGGCCTTCAACGACGTCATGACACCTGGCAAGTTCGACAACATGTACTTTAGAAACTTGCAGAGGGGGCTAGGGTTGTTGCCTTCCGACCAGGCCATGGCGGTGGACAGGAGGACGAGGCCGCTCGTCGACCTCTACGCGGCGAACCAGACCAGGTGGTTCGACGATTTTTCTCGCGCTATGGAGAAGGTTAGCCTTTATAATGTTAAGATGGGAAGGAAGGGAGAGGTCCGGCGGAGATGTGATGCCTTCAACAATCTCAAAACATAG
- the LOC112198280 gene encoding chaperone protein dnaJ 16 yields the protein MPSNRSKSEKPEAAKQLRRDPYEVLGVSRNSTDQEIKSAYRKMALKYHPDKNANDPEAADIFKEVTFSYNILSDPDKRRQYDTSGFEAVESESQELELDLSSLGAVNTMFAALFSKLGVPIKTTVSATVLEEALNGMVTVRPLLLGQPITKKVEKQCCHFYSVEISESEARAGLVCQVHSSDKSKFKLLYFDREDNGGLGLCLQEDSAKTGKVTSAGMYFLGFPVYRLDHTLNSMAAAKDPDSAFFKKLDGFQPCELTELKAGTHVFAVYGDNFFKSATYTIEVLSCEPFSEEKDSLRAVEAQILTKRVELSKFETEYREVLAQFTEMTSRYTQEMQEIDELLKQRNEIHASYTNAPPIKRSSSRSRNRGHSKEDKEDAPVREKKSSFRDRTKKKKWFNIHLKVDKRKPC from the exons ATGCCGTCGAACCGATCGAAATCGGAGAAGCCTGAAGCTGCGAAGCAGCTCCGGCGAGACCCCTATGAGGTCCTCGGCGTCTCGAGGAACTCCACCGACCAGGAAATCAAAAGCGCTTACCGGAAAATGGCCCTCAA GTACCATCCTGACAAGAATGCAAATGACCCTGAAGCAGCTGATATTTTTAAGGAGGTCACATTTTCTTATAATATCTTGTCTGATCCAGACAAACGGCGGCAGTATGACACATCTGGCTTTGAG GCTGTTGAATCAGAAAGCCAAGAATTGGAGCTGGATCTTTCAAGTCTGGGTGCTGTAAATACCATGTTTGCTGCCCTTTTTAG TAAACTCGGGGTGCCAATTAAGACAACTGTGTCAGCTACTGTCCTGGAGGAGGCACTAAATGGCATGGTCACTGTTCGTCCACTTTTATTGGGGCAGCCGATAACAAAAAAG GTTGAGAAGCAATGTTGTCACTTCTATTCAGTCGAAATATCAGAAAGCGAAGCACGAGCTGGATTGGTTTGCCAAGTGCATTCATCTGACAAAAGCAAGTTCAAG TTGTTATATTTTGATCGAGAAGACAATGGTGGATTGGGCCTTTGCCTACAG GAGGACAGTGCAAAAACAGGAAAGGTTACATCTGCTGGGATGTATTTTCTTGGTTTCCCCGTATATCGGTTGGATCACACATTGAACTCG ATGGCTGCTGCAAAGGATCCAGATTCAGCCTTCTTCAAAAAGCTGGATGGGTTTCAGCCATGTGAATTAACCGAGCTGAAAGCTGGCACCCATGTGTTTGCTGTTTATG GTGACAACTTTTTTAAAAGTGCAACCTACACAATAGAAGTTCTTTCTTGTGAACCCTTTTCAGAAGAGAAGGACAGTTTAAGGGCTGTTGAAGCTCAAATACTTACAAAACGAGTGGAATTGTCAAAATTTGAGACAGAGTACAGAGAG GTTCTGGCACAATTCACAGAGATGACCAGTAGATATACACAAGAAATGCAAGAG ATTGATGAGCTTCTCAAGCAGAGGAATGAAATACATGCCTCATATACAAATGCTCCTCCAATAAAGCGGAGTTCAAGTAGGAGTAGAAATAGGGGTCATTCTAAGGAGGACAAAGAAGATGCTCCAGTGAGAGAGAAGAAATCTTCATTCAGAGATCgaactaagaagaagaaatggttcAACATTCACTTAAAGGTTGACAAAAGAAAACCTTGCTGA
- the LOC112199782 gene encoding GMP synthase [glutamine-hydrolyzing]-like: protein MSHGDEEAKLPHGFEVVGKSQKGVVAPPSRAGQARSLYGLPYHPEGDTFAEKDGVWRHLDTSDPFRCLWSHSSRMELDEEIKVIDSTVAPDDHVICALWHGEEWTLL from the coding sequence ATGAGCCATGGCGATGAGGAGGCCAAGCTGCCCCATGGGTTCGAGGTAGTGGGCAAGAGCCAGAAGGGGGTGGTGGCGCCGCCATCAAGAGCCGGTCAAGCTAGGAGTCTCTATGGGCTGCCGTACCACCCGGAGGGTGACACATTCGCTGAAAAGGACGGAGTCTGGAGACACTTGGACACTTCCGATCCTTTTCGATGTTTGTGGAGTCACTCCAGCAGAATGGAATTGGATGAGGAAATTAAAGTAATCGATAGCACAGTGGCTCCTGATGATCATGTCATATGCGCATTATGGCATGGGGAGGAGTGGACTCTACTGTAG